The Teredinibacter sp. KSP-S5-2 genomic interval GTTTTTCCTGTAGCTGGCGTGTCTCTTGGCGTTGCTGCTGCAGGGATAAAATATCCCGACCGATACGATACGGTTGTCATTGATATCTGTGACGGTGCTACTGTTGCGGGCGTCTTTACTCAAAATGCATTTTGTGCGGAACCAGTAAAGGTTGCTCGAGCGCATTTAAAACAATCGAATACTCGATTGCTTGTTATCAACTCGGGCAATGCTAATGCGTGTACCGGTGCAGCAGGGTATGAGGCGGCGATAAAAACCTGCCTGGCCGCAGCAGAACTTAAGCGGGTTACGCCGGAGTCTGTATTACCTTTCTCCACCGGCGTTATTGGTGAACTGCTTCCGGCAGATAAACTTATTAATGCTTTGCCTGCGGCATTGGGTGCCTGTCGGGAAGATAATTGGCTGACCGCAGCTAAGGCGATTATGACCACAGATACTCGACCGAAAGGTGCGAGTAGGCAGGTTGAAGTTGGTGGAGACATAATTTCTATTACGGGGATTGCAAAAGGTGCGGGTATGATTAACCCCAATATGGGGACCATGCTTGGCTATGTGGCAACGGATGCTGCGATTGCGCAGGATGTATTGGAAAAAATCTCGTTGGAGTGTGCTCAGAAATCTTTTAATCGCATCACTATTGATGGCGATACATCGACCAATGATTCTTGTATTTTGATTGCTACAGGAGCGAAAGCGAGCAGCAAAATAACAGACAGTCATTCAGAAGAATATTTAGCAATCAAGGAAGCCATTCTGGACGTGTACCAGTCTCTCGCATTACAAATTGTTGAAGACGGGGAAGGCGCAACCAAATGTGTTGAAGTCTATGTTCGTGGTGGAGCCTCGGCTCAGGAATCCCTTGATGTGGCTTATGCCATCGCGCATTCTCCGTTAGTAAAAACTGCTATGTTTGCTTCGGATCCTAACTGGGGGCGCATTGTCGCTGCAATTGGCTATGCAGGTATTCAGGACTTGAATGTTGAGGGCGTGCGTGTTTGGCTCGATGATGTTTTGCTGGTGGAGAAGGGGGGCCGAGCGTCGTCATATACTGAAGAGGCCGGGCAGACTGTCGTCAGTAAAGAGCGATATCAAATTCAAGTGGATCTTGCCCGAGGGAATTTTGACGAAGTGTTATGGACGACGGATTTATCCCATGAATATATAAGAATTAATGCTGAATACCGGAGTTGAGCCTTGGAAATAATTGATGTTGCGGTTGGTCTGGTTGTGAATAAGCATGGAGAGTTATTAATCAGCAAGCGGCAAGAAGGGCAGCATCTAGAAGGTTTATGGGAATTCCCTGGTGGAAAAATTGAAAAAAATGAAAGTGTTCACCAGGCTCTTGCAAGGGAGTTGTTTGAAGAGGTTGGTATCGAAATTGGTGTCAGTGCTCCGTTGCTGGACTTGGAGTACGAATACCCAGAAAAAACGGTGTATCTTCGGGTTCGGGTTGTAAAAGAGTTTAGTGGTATTGCAACTGGCAAAGAAGGACAGGAGATTGACTGGATGCCTGTCGAGCGGTTTGATGATTACCCTTTCCCTCCCGCGAATACTGAAATTATGTCTGCTTACCGGGCCGTTGTATCCTGATTAGCCTTCCAGATTATTCTGTTAGTTCGCCAGACCAAAGGTCTTCTTCCAAACCTTCAACTCCCTGCGACGGACCTTCAATTTTGTGGTTTTCAAGAGCCCAATCACCAAAGTCGATATTTTTACATCGATCACTGCAAAATGGTCTGTGTGGAAACTCTTTTGTCATAAGGACTTCGGTTTTGCAGGTAGGGCACTGAACAGAGAGTGTTTTAACGTTGTTTGGTTGAGTCATATTCGGCTGAAAGTGATAAGTATTTTTGGTGTAGACGTTCGACTTGTGCGTGAGTTTCCTGCAGTGAAACGGAATTGTCAATCAGGTCATTGGCGTAGCTGAGCCTTTCCTTTCTTGAAAGCTGACTGGCTTGTATGGCTTTAACGTGTTCTCTAGGCACGCTATCTCTGTTACTGGTGCGGTCAATTTGTGTTTTTTCGTCAACGTCAACAACGAGAATTCGATGAGTAAGCTCCTGTTGATGGGTTTCGATAAGCAGCGGCGACGATAAAATACAGTAGTCTGCGGACTGGCTTCCAAGCTGGTGCTTTATTTCCTGCCGAATTACCGGATGCATCAACGCTTCCAACCATTTTTTTTCATTTTCATCGTTAAATATAATTTTCCGCAGGGCTTTACGATCTAGGTCACCATTTTCTAGGAGTATGGTGTTTCCGAAGTGTTGAGCAATCTGTTGTAGGCAATTTGTGCCGGGTTGGACGACTTGTCTGGCAACAATATCTGCATCAATAATCGGAACGCCGAATTCGGTAAAGATATTACTAACTGTTGATTTGCCTGAGCCAATCCCGCCAGTGAGCCCTATAACCAGCACGGTTAGCTTCCCATGTATTGCAGGTAGGCTTGTGTTATGTCGTTACCCCAGAAGAAGGCTATCCATCCTGCTGTAGCCAAGTATGGACCGTATGGGATTTTCATATCCTTGTCTTTGCCATAAAAAATAATGCCGGCAATACCTATCGCTGCACCAACGAACGCTGAGGCAATAATAATAAATGGCAGCATCTGCCAGCCCATCCAGGCACCCAATGCGGCCAGCAATTTGAAATCGCCGTATCCCATCCCTTCTTTTTTGGTCAGAAATTTAAAAACCCAGTAGACACTCCACAAGCTTAGGTAGCCTGCTGCTGCGCCAATTACTGCGCTTTGTAAATCAACAAAGACTCCAAAAGTATTTGCCAGAAGACCGATCCAGAGTAGAGGAAGAGTTATATCATCCGGGAGGTAATGGGTGTCTGCATCAATAAGGGTTAGTACTACGAGGGCCCAGCTGAGCACTACGGCGAGATACCCTTGTACATTTGCGCCAAGTGTGTAAATGCAGTAGCCGGTAAGGAGGCCTGTTATCAGTTCGACAATGGGGTAACGAGGAGAAATCTTGGTATGACAGCCGGAGCATTGGCCTTTCAAAAACAGGTAGCTGAGTACGGGGATATTCTCTAGCGCAGAAACCTGTTTTTTACACTTGGGGCAATGGGAGCGAGGGTAGGCAATATTAAACCTTCCCTCTGGCAGAGGGATGTTGGCTTCCTCCTCTGCAATCTCATTCAGAACCTCTTGGCAATTCTGCTTCCATTCTTTTTTTAGCATTATTGGCAGGCGCAGAATGATGACATTCAGAAAGCTGCCTACGATTAATCCAATTAATAATGCGTATGATGAAAACAGTATCTCTATTGTCATAGACCTTATATCGCTTGACCCATCTGGAATATGGGTAAGTACATGGCGATCATCAATCCACCTACTAATATACCCAGCACGGACATAATCATTGGTTCTAGCAGTGATGTAAGGCTGTCCACCAGGTTATCTACAGCCTCTTCGTAGTAATTGGCGGATTTATCCAGCATATCATCCAAGGCGCCAGATTCCTCACCGATGGTGGTCATTTGCAATAGCATGGAGGGAAATAGGCCGGTATTGGTCATGGCAACGTTCAGTTGAGTACCGGTAGAGACCTCTTCTCGGACACGTAATACTGCTTTTTCGTAGCCGATGTTTCCTGTCGCTCCGGCCACGGAGGTGAGAGCATCAATTAATGGTACACCTGCAGCAAAAGTAGTTGATAGAGTTCGGGCAAAGCGGGCAACTATCGATTGATAGATGATATCTCCGACAATGGGAACTTTTAGAGAGGTTCTATCGACAAAAGCACGAAATTGCGGGCTTTTTTCCTTTAACTGCCCATAGGCAACGAAAAACGCTATCAATGATATCAGGCCGATAAACCAGTATTCTTGTGCGAAGTTTGATAGATTTAGCACCATTAAAGTAAAGGCCGGTAGGTCTGCGCCAAAGCCTTTAAATGTCTCTGCGAATTGAGGTACGACTTTTACCAATAGGATTCCGGTTACAACAATGGCGACTATAATCACCGCTATAGGATAGGTTAGTGCTTTTTTGATTTTGGCTTTAAGTTGCTCCGTCTTTTCTTTATAGGTCGCAATTCGGTCGAGCATGGTTTCCAGCGCACCAGATTGTTCACCAGATTCAACTAAGTTGCAAAATAGGTCGTCAAAGTATTTAGGCTTTTTACGCAACGCATTGGCAAAACCGCCGCCAGCAGCAACATCCTCTTTAATATCCTTGATTAAGTCTCTCAAGCCCGTGTTGTCGGTACCACCGGCAACAATATCAAAGCTCTGAACAAGTGGAACACCGGCCTTCATCATAGTAGCCATTTGCCGGGTAAATAAGGCAATGTCCATGGGAGTAACTTTTTTCTTGCCTCCGCCGAACAGGGGTTTGGGCTTTTTGCGTATGGTTTTGGTCCTAACGCCCTGTTTTATAAGCTGAGCTTTGGCCAAGGAGGAGCTCGCGCTTTTGATTTCGCCCTCAACCTTATTACCTTTTTTGTCTACCCCCTTATAGGTGAAGACTTCGACTGATGCTGCCATTGGAATTAATCCTTAGTCACTCTGTTTGCTTCTTCTAGGCTGGTAATGCCCGTTGCGACCTTACGCAAAGCGGAAGTGCGGAGGTTATTAAACCCTTCTTTTCTAGCCGCGTCTGCGATCTGAATAGCGTTTCCGCCTTCCATAATTATTCTTGAAATTGAGTCTGTGATTTTTACCACTTCGTAAACCCCGACCCGCCCTTTGTAGCCATTGTTACACTGGTTGCAGCCCACAGGGTGAAATATGGTGAAATCTTCCTTCTCTATCCCAATTCCTTCGTAAAAGCCTTCCTCTTTGAGAACCTGATCCGGTATGTCATCTGCAGGTTTCTTACAGTTACTGCACAGCCTTCTTGCTAGACGTTGAGCAATAATCAGGCTTACTGTCGTTGCGACGTTAAAAGCCGGTACGCCCATGTTAAGCAAGCGGGTGAGGGTTTCGGGAGCACTATTAGTATGAAGGGTCGATAATACCAAGTGACCGGTTTGTGCCGCCTTAATGCCAATCTCGGCTGTTTCAAGGTCACGGATCTCCCCAACCATGACGATGTCGGGGTCTTGTCGCAGAAATGATCGTAAAGCCTCTGCAAAGGTGAGCCCTACCTTGGTATTTACGTTAACCTGGTTGATTCCTTCGAGGTTGATTTCTACGGGGTCTTCCGCAGTGGATATATTCCGTTCTGGCGTGTTGAGTATGTTTAAACCTGTGTACAAAGAGACTGTCTTACCTGAGCCTGTCGGCCCGGTTACCAAAATCATGCCTTGGGGCTGGGCCAGCGCATCCATATAAAGCTTTTTCTGCTCATCTTCGTAGCCTAGGGCATCAATACCCAGCTTGGCACTGGATGGGTCGAGAATACGCAGTACAATTTTTTCGCCAAAAAGTGTTGGTAGGCTGTTTACTCGAAAGTCGATTGCCCGGGTTTTGGATATTTTCATCTTAATACGACCGTCCTGGGGGACGCGTCTCTCTGAAATATCCATTTGTGACATTACTTTGAGGCGGGCGGCAAGTCTGCCTGCAAGGTTTTGTGGCGGTTTGGCGACTTCGTTCAATATGCCGTCTGTGCGCAGTCTTACGCGAT includes:
- the argJ gene encoding bifunctional glutamate N-acetyltransferase/amino-acid acetyltransferase ArgJ; translated protein: MAVGKESWPEVFPVAGVSLGVAAAGIKYPDRYDTVVIDICDGATVAGVFTQNAFCAEPVKVARAHLKQSNTRLLVINSGNANACTGAAGYEAAIKTCLAAAELKRVTPESVLPFSTGVIGELLPADKLINALPAALGACREDNWLTAAKAIMTTDTRPKGASRQVEVGGDIISITGIAKGAGMINPNMGTMLGYVATDAAIAQDVLEKISLECAQKSFNRITIDGDTSTNDSCILIATGAKASSKITDSHSEEYLAIKEAILDVYQSLALQIVEDGEGATKCVEVYVRGGASAQESLDVAYAIAHSPLVKTAMFASDPNWGRIVAAIGYAGIQDLNVEGVRVWLDDVLLVEKGGRASSYTEEAGQTVVSKERYQIQVDLARGNFDEVLWTTDLSHEYIRINAEYRS
- the mutT gene encoding 8-oxo-dGTP diphosphatase MutT codes for the protein MEIIDVAVGLVVNKHGELLISKRQEGQHLEGLWEFPGGKIEKNESVHQALARELFEEVGIEIGVSAPLLDLEYEYPEKTVYLRVRVVKEFSGIATGKEGQEIDWMPVERFDDYPFPPANTEIMSAYRAVVS
- the yacG gene encoding DNA gyrase inhibitor YacG, which codes for MTKEFPHRPFCSDRCKNIDFGDWALENHKIEGPSQGVEGLEEDLWSGELTE
- the coaE gene encoding dephospho-CoA kinase (Dephospho-CoA kinase (CoaE) performs the final step in coenzyme A biosynthesis.), whose translation is MLVIGLTGGIGSGKSTVSNIFTEFGVPIIDADIVARQVVQPGTNCLQQIAQHFGNTILLENGDLDRKALRKIIFNDENEKKWLEALMHPVIRQEIKHQLGSQSADYCILSSPLLIETHQQELTHRILVVDVDEKTQIDRTSNRDSVPREHVKAIQASQLSRKERLSYANDLIDNSVSLQETHAQVERLHQKYLSLSAEYDSTKQR
- a CDS encoding A24 family peptidase; this translates as MTIEILFSSYALLIGLIVGSFLNVIILRLPIMLKKEWKQNCQEVLNEIAEEEANIPLPEGRFNIAYPRSHCPKCKKQVSALENIPVLSYLFLKGQCSGCHTKISPRYPIVELITGLLTGYCIYTLGANVQGYLAVVLSWALVVLTLIDADTHYLPDDITLPLLWIGLLANTFGVFVDLQSAVIGAAAGYLSLWSVYWVFKFLTKKEGMGYGDFKLLAALGAWMGWQMLPFIIIASAFVGAAIGIAGIIFYGKDKDMKIPYGPYLATAGWIAFFWGNDITQAYLQYMGS
- a CDS encoding type II secretion system F family protein, whose amino-acid sequence is MAASVEVFTYKGVDKKGNKVEGEIKSASSSLAKAQLIKQGVRTKTIRKKPKPLFGGGKKKVTPMDIALFTRQMATMMKAGVPLVQSFDIVAGGTDNTGLRDLIKDIKEDVAAGGGFANALRKKPKYFDDLFCNLVESGEQSGALETMLDRIATYKEKTEQLKAKIKKALTYPIAVIIVAIVVTGILLVKVVPQFAETFKGFGADLPAFTLMVLNLSNFAQEYWFIGLISLIAFFVAYGQLKEKSPQFRAFVDRTSLKVPIVGDIIYQSIVARFARTLSTTFAAGVPLIDALTSVAGATGNIGYEKAVLRVREEVSTGTQLNVAMTNTGLFPSMLLQMTTIGEESGALDDMLDKSANYYEEAVDNLVDSLTSLLEPMIMSVLGILVGGLMIAMYLPIFQMGQAI
- the pilB gene encoding type IV-A pilus assembly ATPase PilB is translated as MVLSGLARRLVRDEFLDEDTAHQAISQAEKQKTPLPVFLVENSSISPLDIANAAADEFGTPLIDLSALAKDITPKGLIDPKLVHKHYAFPLFKRGNRLFVAVSDPTNLHALDEIKFNTGLATEGLLVEADKLQTAIEAYLKAEEESIGDALGNLDEDSLDDLDIQAVDEDASPSDESSEADEAPIVRFVNKVLLDAIKTGASDIHFEPYEKSYRVRLRTDGILNEVAKPPQNLAGRLAARLKVMSQMDISERRVPQDGRIKMKISKTRAIDFRVNSLPTLFGEKIVLRILDPSSAKLGIDALGYEDEQKKLYMDALAQPQGMILVTGPTGSGKTVSLYTGLNILNTPERNISTAEDPVEINLEGINQVNVNTKVGLTFAEALRSFLRQDPDIVMVGEIRDLETAEIGIKAAQTGHLVLSTLHTNSAPETLTRLLNMGVPAFNVATTVSLIIAQRLARRLCSNCKKPADDIPDQVLKEEGFYEGIGIEKEDFTIFHPVGCNQCNNGYKGRVGVYEVVKITDSISRIIMEGGNAIQIADAARKEGFNNLRTSALRKVATGITSLEEANRVTKD